In Megalopta genalis isolate 19385.01 chromosome 16, iyMegGena1_principal, whole genome shotgun sequence, the following are encoded in one genomic region:
- the Notum gene encoding palmitoleoyl-protein carboxylesterase notum, whose translation MKTEIQISVWLTALILAIAADEKPTNTVSVSSGSPMIQSNTIQKLIKILEKYGLEEQRGLKRVYLSNRSITCNDGSQAGFYLRKSHGSKRWVIFLEGGWYCYDHKSCRNRWLRLRHLMTSTQWPETRDVGGLLSSNPEENPFWWNANHVFVPYCTSDSWSGTRASPNDMFSFMGAEIVLQVVRDLIPLGLENASSLLLAGSSAGGTGVMLNLDHVHNLVRHELGLKHIAIRGVSDSGWFLDRAPYSPNGLSPVDAVHKGMELWKARMPHNCVAKHQNEPWRCYFGYRLYPTLTAPLFVFQWLFDEAQMSADNVGAPVTKQQWDYIHKMGDSLRQTFENVTAVFAPSCISHSVLTKRDWQLVKIDEVSLAQALHCWEQMPIGNHRNDTHSPIETNQPCAKSLRKLLRSGLTKGNGTSPELGRAGKTESAPELQKVASMVITKPDEGKLSVASAQERENKKRKRRKHKGRRRDRNKEARTKKERHERRKAAGRRKGNKQNNDNNHTGMFNGTRPQRSVIPSGKRKCVQGCHFRLIERCTWPQCNHSCPKLHNPFTGEEMDFIELLKSFGLDMKSVANALGIDIQTLNTMDHDELLNLLTQRAN comes from the exons ATCTCGGTGTGGCTGACGGCTCTGATACTCGCGATAGCCGCGGACGAGAAGCCGACGAACACCGTCTCGGTGTCTTCTGGCTCGCCGATGATCCAGAGCAACACGATACAGAAGCTGATCAAGATCCTGGAGAAGTACGGACTGGAGGAGCAGAGGGGCCTGAAGAGAGTCTATCTGAGCAACAGGTCGATCACTTGCAACGACGGATCCCAGGCGGGATTTTACCTGCGAAAGTCGCACGGCTCGAAGCGGTGGGTCATTTTCTTGGAAGGTGGCTGGTATTGCTACGATCACAAGAGCTGCAGGAACAGGTGGCTACGGCTCCGGCATCTGATGACATCGACGCAGTGGCCTGAGACACGCGACG TCGGAGGCCTGCTTTCTTCAAATCCGGAAGAGAATCCGTTTTGGTGGAATGCGAATCACGT ATTCGTTCCTTATTGTACGAGCGACAGTTGGAGCGGTACCAGGGCCTCGCCAAACGACATGTTTTCGTTCATGGGGGCCGAGATCGTATTGCAAGTGGTGCGGGATCTCATTCCACTCGGTCTTGAAAACGCTAGCTCCCTTCTTCTGGCAGGCAGCAGCGCGGGTGGAACCGGTGTCATGTTGAATTTGGATCACGTGCACAATTTGGTTCGCCATGAATTAG GGCTAAAGCATATTGCGATAAGAGGTGTGTCGGATTCAGGGTGGTTCTTGGATAGAGCACCCTATTCGCCGAATGGTTTGTCGCCCGTTGACGCGGTTCACAAGGGGATGGAGTTGTGGAAAGCTCGAATGCCTCACAATTGCGTCGCGAAGCACCAAAACGAGCCCTGGAGGTGTTACTTCGGATACAGACTGTACCCGACCCTAACTG CGCCCCTGTTCGTTTTTCAATGGCTGTTCGACGAGGCGCAGATGTCGGCTGATAACGTGGGTGCACCGGTGACGAAGCAGCAATGGGATTACATACATAAGATGGGCGACAGCTTGCGGCAGACCTTCGAAAACGTTACCGCGGTCTTTGCCCCGAGCTGCATTAGTCACAGCGTTCTGACGAAGAGGGATTGGCAGTTGGTTAAAATAGACGAAGTTTCCTTGGCACAGGCGTTGCATTGTTGGGAACAAATGCCAATCGGAAATCACCGTAACGA CACTCATTCGCCAATTGAGACGAACCAACCGTGCGCGAAGTCTCTGCGGAAACTGTTGCGTTCCGGGTTGACGAAGGGAAACGGAACTTCGCCTGAACTCGGAAGAGCCGGTAAAACTGAATCCGCGCCGGAGCTGCAGAAAGTCGCGTCCATGGTCATTACCAAGCCGGACGAGGGGAAATTGTCGGTCGCCTCGGCGCAGGAACGGGAGAATAAAAAGAGGAAGAGGCGGAAGCACAAAGGCAGACGGAGAGACAGGAACAAGGAGGCGAGAACGAAGAAGGAGAGACACGAGCGGAGAAAGGCCGCAG GTCGCCGAAAGggcaacaagcagaacaacgacaacaaccacACGGGCATGTTCAACGGTACCAGGCCTCAGCGCTCGGTGATACCATCTGGCAAACGGAAGTGCGTCCAGGGCTGCCACTTCCGGCTAATCGAACGTTGCACTTGGCCGCAGTGTAATCACAGCTGCCCGAAGCTCCACAACCCGTTTACCGGCGAGGAGATGGACTTCATCGAGCTGCTGAAGAGCTTCGGATTAGACATGAAGAGCGTGGCGAACGCGCTGGGCATCGACATACAAACGCTGAACACGATGGACCACGACGAACTGCTGAATCTCCTGACGCAGCGGGCTAATTAA